From Channa argus isolate prfri chromosome 21, Channa argus male v1.0, whole genome shotgun sequence, one genomic window encodes:
- the LOC137107008 gene encoding coiled-coil domain-containing protein 136-like isoform X1 — MDGLRLPPVIEEVLDQSEELCELKVEKPIMLAETLTAKERESLEENYDEETVEDGEKGLQEDEKEVKEEKEDEEQGGGMQDEEVEALRAQVLQLMLELEDTRDVSHRHEESFLELQGLLEEERLASAHQAESFTRQIQKLQAQLRSIQEEMDSLEEEKQSELAEVQEELQSAQEEVLVLQQAAEEAAAERENDIASLQEELCRLRAELQRLHATAQEYELEITTLRAEISMKSQSPETLRHGEVSQLEDELITLTDERQCLTNDNKELSNKVEQLQQQREICDDVYLAVRVEGDTERDEQVKTDTYISLSQSGPERQDRPPEDLDLTSAQEMVCSSELNILKVQLREAEETAQKVQRECDCLKVELAELQQLYDTSQRERLTLEQELQRCKAELEKLVGRKSQNCTRPSEPPVLSIPFIGMIVIVALIWCWWEELAS; from the exons ATGGACGGACTCCGGTTGCCCCCTGTCATAGAGGAGGTCCTTGATCAGTCAG AAGAGCTGTGTGAGCTGAAGGTGGAGAAGCCGATCATGTTGGCAGAAACTCTGACGGCCAAAGAGAGGGAGTCACTTGAAGAAAACTATGACGAAGAGACAGTGGAAGACGGAGAGAAAGGACTGCAGGAGGATGAGAAGGAGGtgaaggaagagaaggaggatgAAGAACAAGGAGGAGGAATGCAGGATGAAGAGGTGGAGGCGCTGAGAGCTCAAGTGCTGCAGCTGATGCTGGAGCTGGAGGACACCAGAGACGTTTCGCATCGACATGAGGAGAGTTTCCTGGAGCTGCAGG GTCTGTTGGAGGAAGAGCGACTGGCCAGTGCCCACCAGGCTGAAAGCTTCACCAGACAGATCCAGAAACTGCAGG CTCAGCTCCGCTCAATCCAGGAGGAGATGGACagtctggaggaggagaagcagagCGAGCTGGCTGAGGTGCAGGAGGAGCTTCAATCGGCTCAGGAGGAGGTGCTGGTGCTGCAGCAGGCAGCCGAAGAGGCGGCGGCAGAGAGGGAGAACGACATCGCCTCCCTGCAGGAGGAGCTGTGTCGGCTGAGGGCGGAGCTGCAGCGTCTCCATGCCACGGCACAGGAGTATGAGCTTGAGATCACCACACTGAGAGCTGAGATCAGCATGAAGAGTCAGAGCCCTGAGACTCTCAGACACG GTGAGGTGAGTCAGCTGGAGGACGAGCTCATCACTCTCACAGACGAACGTCAGTGTCTGACCAACGACAACAAAGAGCTCAGCAACAAAGTGGAGCAACTGCAGCAGCAACGAGAAAT TTGTGATGATGTGTACCTGGCAGTCAGAGTGGAGGGTGACACTGAGCGTGATGAGCAGGTAAAGACCGACACCTACATCAGTCTGTCTCAGTCGGGTCCTGAACGCCAGGACCGACCCCCAGAGGATCTGGACCTGACTTCAGCCCAAGAGATGGTCTGCAGCTCGGAGCTCAACATCCTGAAGGTCCAACTGAGAGAAGCTGAGGAGACTGCTCAGAAAGTCCAGAGAGAG TGTGACTGTCTGAAGGTCGAGCTGGCcgagctgcagcagctgtacGACACCAGCCAGCGAGAGCGGCTCACACTTGAGCAGGAGCTGCAGCGCTGCAAGGCTGAACTGGAGAAACTGGTGGGCAGGAAGTCACAG AACTGCACTCGTCCGTCTGAGCCCCCTGTTCTCTCCATACCCTTCATAGGAATGATTGTAATAGTGGCCTTGATTTGGTGCTGGTGGGAGGAGCTGGCGTCCTAA
- the LOC137107008 gene encoding coiled-coil domain-containing protein 136-like isoform X3 — MLRSKYRTTEGGGGLQLAQTGNRTAAENCTSCISSAGLLEEERLASAHQAESFTRQIQKLQAQLRSIQEEMDSLEEEKQSELAEVQEELQSAQEEVLVLQQAAEEAAAERENDIASLQEELCRLRAELQRLHATAQEYELEITTLRAEISMKSQSPETLRHGEVSQLEDELITLTDERQCLTNDNKELSNKVEQLQQQREICDDVYLAVRVEGDTERDEQVKTDTYISLSQSGPERQDRPPEDLDLTSAQEMVCSSELNILKVQLREAEETAQKVQRECDCLKVELAELQQLYDTSQRERLTLEQELQRCKAELEKLVGRKSQNCTRPSEPPVLSIPFIGMIVIVALIWCWWEELAS, encoded by the exons ATGCTGAGGAGCAAATATAGGAcaacagaaggaggaggaggtctgCAGTTGGctcagacaggaaacagaacTGCAGCAGAAAACTGCACCAGCTGCATTTCATCAGCag GTCTGTTGGAGGAAGAGCGACTGGCCAGTGCCCACCAGGCTGAAAGCTTCACCAGACAGATCCAGAAACTGCAGG CTCAGCTCCGCTCAATCCAGGAGGAGATGGACagtctggaggaggagaagcagagCGAGCTGGCTGAGGTGCAGGAGGAGCTTCAATCGGCTCAGGAGGAGGTGCTGGTGCTGCAGCAGGCAGCCGAAGAGGCGGCGGCAGAGAGGGAGAACGACATCGCCTCCCTGCAGGAGGAGCTGTGTCGGCTGAGGGCGGAGCTGCAGCGTCTCCATGCCACGGCACAGGAGTATGAGCTTGAGATCACCACACTGAGAGCTGAGATCAGCATGAAGAGTCAGAGCCCTGAGACTCTCAGACACG GTGAGGTGAGTCAGCTGGAGGACGAGCTCATCACTCTCACAGACGAACGTCAGTGTCTGACCAACGACAACAAAGAGCTCAGCAACAAAGTGGAGCAACTGCAGCAGCAACGAGAAAT TTGTGATGATGTGTACCTGGCAGTCAGAGTGGAGGGTGACACTGAGCGTGATGAGCAGGTAAAGACCGACACCTACATCAGTCTGTCTCAGTCGGGTCCTGAACGCCAGGACCGACCCCCAGAGGATCTGGACCTGACTTCAGCCCAAGAGATGGTCTGCAGCTCGGAGCTCAACATCCTGAAGGTCCAACTGAGAGAAGCTGAGGAGACTGCTCAGAAAGTCCAGAGAGAG TGTGACTGTCTGAAGGTCGAGCTGGCcgagctgcagcagctgtacGACACCAGCCAGCGAGAGCGGCTCACACTTGAGCAGGAGCTGCAGCGCTGCAAGGCTGAACTGGAGAAACTGGTGGGCAGGAAGTCACAG AACTGCACTCGTCCGTCTGAGCCCCCTGTTCTCTCCATACCCTTCATAGGAATGATTGTAATAGTGGCCTTGATTTGGTGCTGGTGGGAGGAGCTGGCGTCCTAA
- the LOC137107008 gene encoding coiled-coil domain-containing protein 136-like isoform X2 translates to MDGLRLPPVIEEVLDQSEELCELKVEKPIMLAETLTAKERESLEENYDEETVEDGEKGLQEDEKEVKEEKEDEEQGGGMQDEEVEALRAQVLQLMLELEDTRDVSHRHEESFLELQGLLEEERLASAHQAESFTRQIQKLQAQLRSIQEEMDSLEEEKQSELAEVQEELQSAQEEVLVLQQAAEEAAAERENDIASLQEELCRLRAELQRLHATAQEYELEITTLRAEISMKSQSPETLRHGEVSQLEDELITLTDERQCLTNDNKELSNKVEQLQQQREICDDVYLAVRVEGDTERDEQVKTDTYISLSQSGPERQDRPPEDLDLTSAQEMVCSSELNILKVQLREAEETAQKVQRECDCLKVELAELQQLYDTSQRERLTLEQELQRCKAELEKLVGRKSQTNTEGWNLVVAAVAVAAIVVLVVPGFTRA, encoded by the exons ATGGACGGACTCCGGTTGCCCCCTGTCATAGAGGAGGTCCTTGATCAGTCAG AAGAGCTGTGTGAGCTGAAGGTGGAGAAGCCGATCATGTTGGCAGAAACTCTGACGGCCAAAGAGAGGGAGTCACTTGAAGAAAACTATGACGAAGAGACAGTGGAAGACGGAGAGAAAGGACTGCAGGAGGATGAGAAGGAGGtgaaggaagagaaggaggatgAAGAACAAGGAGGAGGAATGCAGGATGAAGAGGTGGAGGCGCTGAGAGCTCAAGTGCTGCAGCTGATGCTGGAGCTGGAGGACACCAGAGACGTTTCGCATCGACATGAGGAGAGTTTCCTGGAGCTGCAGG GTCTGTTGGAGGAAGAGCGACTGGCCAGTGCCCACCAGGCTGAAAGCTTCACCAGACAGATCCAGAAACTGCAGG CTCAGCTCCGCTCAATCCAGGAGGAGATGGACagtctggaggaggagaagcagagCGAGCTGGCTGAGGTGCAGGAGGAGCTTCAATCGGCTCAGGAGGAGGTGCTGGTGCTGCAGCAGGCAGCCGAAGAGGCGGCGGCAGAGAGGGAGAACGACATCGCCTCCCTGCAGGAGGAGCTGTGTCGGCTGAGGGCGGAGCTGCAGCGTCTCCATGCCACGGCACAGGAGTATGAGCTTGAGATCACCACACTGAGAGCTGAGATCAGCATGAAGAGTCAGAGCCCTGAGACTCTCAGACACG GTGAGGTGAGTCAGCTGGAGGACGAGCTCATCACTCTCACAGACGAACGTCAGTGTCTGACCAACGACAACAAAGAGCTCAGCAACAAAGTGGAGCAACTGCAGCAGCAACGAGAAAT TTGTGATGATGTGTACCTGGCAGTCAGAGTGGAGGGTGACACTGAGCGTGATGAGCAGGTAAAGACCGACACCTACATCAGTCTGTCTCAGTCGGGTCCTGAACGCCAGGACCGACCCCCAGAGGATCTGGACCTGACTTCAGCCCAAGAGATGGTCTGCAGCTCGGAGCTCAACATCCTGAAGGTCCAACTGAGAGAAGCTGAGGAGACTGCTCAGAAAGTCCAGAGAGAG TGTGACTGTCTGAAGGTCGAGCTGGCcgagctgcagcagctgtacGACACCAGCCAGCGAGAGCGGCTCACACTTGAGCAGGAGCTGCAGCGCTGCAAGGCTGAACTGGAGAAACTGGTGGGCAGGAAGTCACAG ACTAACACTGAAGGCTGGAacctggtggtggcagcagtCGCTGTAGCAGCCATCGTAGTTCTGGTCGTCCCCGGCTTCACCAGGGCCTGA
- the LOC137107008 gene encoding coiled-coil domain-containing protein 136-like isoform X4, which yields MDGLRLPPVIEEVLDQSGLLEEERLASAHQAESFTRQIQKLQAQLRSIQEEMDSLEEEKQSELAEVQEELQSAQEEVLVLQQAAEEAAAERENDIASLQEELCRLRAELQRLHATAQEYELEITTLRAEISMKSQSPETLRHGEVSQLEDELITLTDERQCLTNDNKELSNKVEQLQQQREICDDVYLAVRVEGDTERDEQVKTDTYISLSQSGPERQDRPPEDLDLTSAQEMVCSSELNILKVQLREAEETAQKVQRECDCLKVELAELQQLYDTSQRERLTLEQELQRCKAELEKLVGRKSQNCTRPSEPPVLSIPFIGMIVIVALIWCWWEELAS from the exons ATGGACGGACTCCGGTTGCCCCCTGTCATAGAGGAGGTCCTTGATCAGTCAG GTCTGTTGGAGGAAGAGCGACTGGCCAGTGCCCACCAGGCTGAAAGCTTCACCAGACAGATCCAGAAACTGCAGG CTCAGCTCCGCTCAATCCAGGAGGAGATGGACagtctggaggaggagaagcagagCGAGCTGGCTGAGGTGCAGGAGGAGCTTCAATCGGCTCAGGAGGAGGTGCTGGTGCTGCAGCAGGCAGCCGAAGAGGCGGCGGCAGAGAGGGAGAACGACATCGCCTCCCTGCAGGAGGAGCTGTGTCGGCTGAGGGCGGAGCTGCAGCGTCTCCATGCCACGGCACAGGAGTATGAGCTTGAGATCACCACACTGAGAGCTGAGATCAGCATGAAGAGTCAGAGCCCTGAGACTCTCAGACACG GTGAGGTGAGTCAGCTGGAGGACGAGCTCATCACTCTCACAGACGAACGTCAGTGTCTGACCAACGACAACAAAGAGCTCAGCAACAAAGTGGAGCAACTGCAGCAGCAACGAGAAAT TTGTGATGATGTGTACCTGGCAGTCAGAGTGGAGGGTGACACTGAGCGTGATGAGCAGGTAAAGACCGACACCTACATCAGTCTGTCTCAGTCGGGTCCTGAACGCCAGGACCGACCCCCAGAGGATCTGGACCTGACTTCAGCCCAAGAGATGGTCTGCAGCTCGGAGCTCAACATCCTGAAGGTCCAACTGAGAGAAGCTGAGGAGACTGCTCAGAAAGTCCAGAGAGAG TGTGACTGTCTGAAGGTCGAGCTGGCcgagctgcagcagctgtacGACACCAGCCAGCGAGAGCGGCTCACACTTGAGCAGGAGCTGCAGCGCTGCAAGGCTGAACTGGAGAAACTGGTGGGCAGGAAGTCACAG AACTGCACTCGTCCGTCTGAGCCCCCTGTTCTCTCCATACCCTTCATAGGAATGATTGTAATAGTGGCCTTGATTTGGTGCTGGTGGGAGGAGCTGGCGTCCTAA
- the sco2 gene encoding protein SCO2 homolog, mitochondrial encodes MLVLRCIARHLCRGQRLLRTLPHIQKRLVSSQSQPVILYGRPPPHFPQQFKSRFFSQGKNPPGSNMKLKLRTRLLVTLLFGGGLLSMWGFVYLEKQQRLHRQRLEQLQQVALGQGNFSLLDHRGKRRTKQDFLGSWVLLYFGFTHCPDICPDELEKMSAVVSALDQNASLPPVQPLFITVDPERDDVLALAEYVKDFHPRLIGLTGTVEEVKGAGQDYRVYASPGPKDEDGDYIVDHTILIYLISPDGLFLDYYNRMKNQEQITDSIKNHIKNYVKL; translated from the exons ATGTTGGTGCTGAGGTGCATTGCACGTCATCTGTGCAGAGGACAAAGACTTCTCAGGACTCTTCCCCACATCCAAAAGAGACTTGTGTCCTCACAGAGTCAGCCTGTAATACTGTATGGACGCCCTCCTCCTCATTTTCCTCAGCAGTTTAAAAGCCGTTTCTTCTCTCAGGGTAAGAACCCGCCTGGTTCTAATATGAAACTGAAGCTAAGGACTCGGTTGTTGGTGACGCTGCTTTTTGGTGGGGGTCTTCTCTCCATGTGGGGGTTTGTGTATTTGGAGAAGCAGCAAAGACTGCATCGGCAGCGGCTGGAGCAACTGCAGCAGGTGGCGCTGGGTCAGGGCAACTTCAGCCTGCTGGACCACAG GGGAAAACGACGGACCAAGCAGGACTTCCTGGGCAGTTGGGTGCTGCTGTACTTTGGGTTCACTCACTGTCCCGATATCTGCCCTGACGAGCTGGAGAAAATGAGCGCTGTTGTGTCTGCTCTGGATCAGAACGCCTCACTGCCGCCGGTCCAGCCACTCTTCATCACTGTGGACCCAGAGAGGGATGACGTGCTGGCGCTGGCCGAATACGTCAAAGACTTCCATCCCCGTCTGATCGGACTGACAGGAACTGTAGAGGAAGTGAAAGGTGCAGGGCAGGACTATAGAGTGTATGCCAGCCCTGGACCCAAAGACGAGGATGGAGACTACATCGTGGATCACACCATCCTGATCTACCTGATCAGTCCTGATGGGCTGTTTCTGGATTATTACAACAGAATGAAAAACCAGGAGCAGATCACAGACAGCATTAAGAACCACATCAAGAACTATGTCAAACTCTGA